A window of Fibrobacter sp. UWH6 contains these coding sequences:
- a CDS encoding NADH-quinone oxidoreductase subunit J, with product MPNISQILPALSQAFPLGGMDIAFYVVAAIMLFTALLTVAVRNILQSAVFLIFSFVGTAILYMLLHAEFIALAQIMVYVGGVVIFVVFTILLTSHLGEDSFKAKMPRTFAAFALAIAFVAVMVKMILPVKELTVSTPSAPEGFASLNAFALRLLSYGADGFVIPFEVVSILLLMTLICSITIARKGKEDMKGNKEVQK from the coding sequence ATGCCTAACATTTCCCAGATACTTCCTGCACTGTCTCAGGCCTTCCCCCTCGGCGGCATGGACATTGCATTCTATGTGGTTGCAGCCATCATGCTGTTTACCGCACTGTTGACTGTTGCCGTACGAAACATACTGCAAAGTGCCGTATTCCTCATTTTCTCCTTTGTGGGTACAGCAATCCTTTACATGTTGCTCCATGCGGAATTCATCGCCTTGGCCCAGATCATGGTTTACGTGGGCGGCGTGGTGATTTTCGTCGTATTCACCATCTTGCTTACAAGCCACTTGGGAGAAGATTCCTTCAAGGCTAAGATGCCTCGCACCTTTGCGGCATTCGCACTGGCTATCGCCTTTGTTGCCGTAATGGTCAAGATGATCTTGCCTGTTAAGGAACTGACAGTTTCTACGCCTAGCGCACCCGAAGGATTCGCTTCGCTGAACGCCTTTGCCTTACGGCTTTTGAGTTACGGCGCAGACGGATTCGTCATACCTTTTGAAGTTGTAAGCATTTTACTCTTGATGACCTTGATCTGTTCCATCACCATAGCTCGCAAGGGCAAGGAAGACATGAAGGGAAACAAGGAGGTTCAAAAATGA
- the nuoL gene encoding NADH-quinone oxidoreductase subunit L: MINDVSISYLIFLMPLLTFVVNGLFLGRKSAKGAAIFAIICNGIAFASALSLAISYFSSGYAPQKAILFELPFLKFAETFVANIGLLVDPLSIMMLVVVTFIAFMVNIYSVGYMRGDRAEGRFFALLSLFSFSMLGLVAATNLFQMFIFWELVGVSSYLLIGFWYHKPSAVSASKQAFILTRFADSFFLFGIVLVSYVLQTFDFANINSISLIAFKKQVINLGIMSISQADALILGSIMIFTGGWGKSAMFPMHIWLPNAMEGPTPVSSIIHSATMVVAGVYLVARLFPFFAACGDALTLIMWVGAFTMVFAAVIACTQKDIKRILAYSTLSQLGYMMFSLGACKIGDAVIVTGWTASTFHIFTHAFFKCSLFLIAGSLIHQVHTNDLDAMGGLRKKMPITYICALISILAISGIPPFSGFFSKDEIILAAFQGHHYVVFGLALLTSGLTTFYMFRLFFLAFHGKPRCHSVAEGHVHEDFAMTLPIAILAIPALASGFAAKGLFEHFFVPGKLRVPQLVLLPEAHWIPVVAIGVAVLALLIAWFLYASPKAKIERALDDTNRCGIYKTIYHKFYFDEMYYCVVRQFVIGGIAKIARGIQDVVIEGLVAFAVWFVHKLGNLVRTAQSGNLTFYVGTLIVGIIIWRFIGNLPF; encoded by the coding sequence ATGATTAACGACGTTTCCATCAGCTATCTTATCTTCTTGATGCCGCTTCTCACTTTTGTGGTAAACGGTCTCTTCCTGGGACGTAAATCAGCCAAGGGTGCAGCAATCTTTGCAATTATCTGCAACGGCATCGCATTCGCTTCGGCTCTGTCCCTGGCCATAAGCTACTTCAGTTCCGGATACGCTCCCCAGAAGGCAATTCTTTTCGAGCTTCCGTTCCTGAAGTTTGCAGAAACCTTCGTGGCCAACATAGGCCTTCTGGTAGACCCTCTCAGCATCATGATGCTGGTGGTGGTTACCTTTATCGCCTTCATGGTCAATATCTACAGCGTAGGCTATATGCGTGGCGACCGCGCCGAAGGACGTTTCTTCGCGCTGCTTTCGCTGTTCAGCTTTAGCATGCTGGGCCTGGTTGCCGCCACCAACCTATTCCAGATGTTCATCTTCTGGGAACTGGTGGGTGTATCAAGCTACCTTCTGATCGGTTTCTGGTATCACAAGCCTTCTGCAGTAAGCGCCTCCAAGCAGGCCTTCATCCTCACCCGCTTCGCTGACAGTTTCTTCCTGTTCGGCATCGTGTTGGTCAGCTATGTTCTGCAGACCTTTGACTTCGCCAACATCAACAGCATTTCCCTCATTGCATTCAAGAAGCAGGTCATAAACCTGGGCATCATGAGCATTTCCCAGGCAGACGCCCTGATTCTTGGTTCCATCATGATCTTTACTGGTGGCTGGGGCAAGTCTGCCATGTTCCCCATGCACATCTGGCTGCCCAATGCCATGGAAGGTCCGACCCCGGTATCCTCCATCATCCATAGTGCAACCATGGTGGTGGCAGGTGTCTATCTGGTAGCACGTCTGTTCCCCTTCTTCGCCGCCTGCGGCGATGCACTTACCTTGATTATGTGGGTTGGCGCATTCACTATGGTATTTGCCGCTGTAATCGCCTGCACCCAGAAGGATATCAAGCGTATCCTCGCCTACTCTACCCTGAGTCAGCTGGGCTATATGATGTTCTCTCTCGGAGCCTGTAAGATTGGCGATGCCGTCATCGTAACCGGTTGGACAGCCTCCACCTTCCATATCTTTACTCACGCCTTCTTCAAGTGCAGTTTGTTCCTGATTGCTGGTAGCTTGATTCATCAAGTTCATACCAATGATCTGGATGCCATGGGAGGTCTCCGCAAGAAGATGCCCATCACCTACATCTGCGCCCTGATTTCCATTTTGGCCATTTCCGGTATTCCGCCCTTCTCCGGTTTCTTCTCCAAGGACGAAATCATTCTGGCGGCATTCCAGGGTCATCATTATGTAGTGTTCGGTTTGGCCTTGCTCACCAGCGGTCTCACCACCTTCTACATGTTCCGCCTGTTCTTCCTGGCATTCCACGGTAAGCCCCGTTGCCACTCCGTTGCAGAAGGCCACGTTCACGAAGACTTCGCCATGACCTTGCCTATCGCAATCCTTGCAATCCCTGCTCTGGCTAGCGGTTTTGCAGCAAAGGGTCTGTTCGAACATTTCTTTGTGCCGGGCAAGCTCCGTGTTCCTCAACTGGTCTTACTCCCCGAGGCTCATTGGATTCCTGTTGTCGCCATTGGCGTTGCTGTTCTCGCCCTGTTGATTGCCTGGTTCCTTTATGCAAGTCCCAAGGCTAAAATTGAACGGGCCCTGGATGACACCAACCGCTGCGGAATCTACAAGACCATCTATCACAAGTTCTACTTCGACGAAATGTATTACTGCGTCGTCCGCCAGTTCGTCATTGGTGGCATCGCAAAAATCGCTCGTGGAATTCAGGACGTGGTTATCGAAGGTCTGGTCGCATTCGCCGTCTGGTTCGTACACAAGTTGGGAAATCTGGTTCGTACCGCCCAGAGCGGCAACCTGACTTTCTACGTGGGCACACTGATCGTGGGCATTATCATTTGGCGTTTCATCGGGAATCTCCCCTTCTAA
- the nuoK gene encoding NADH-quinone oxidoreductase subunit NuoK has translation MTLMNCLILAFLLFGIGVWGLMHRRHLVGMLISIELMLNAANINFISFAYFTASDATAGALFSIFVIAVTACEMAIALAIVVSMYRRYKSLDVEQLRDLHD, from the coding sequence ATGACTTTGATGAACTGCCTAATCCTCGCATTTTTGCTGTTTGGCATTGGCGTCTGGGGCCTTATGCACCGTCGTCACCTGGTGGGTATGCTGATTTCCATTGAACTCATGCTCAACGCAGCAAACATCAACTTTATCTCGTTCGCCTATTTCACAGCTAGTGACGCTACGGCGGGCGCCCTGTTTAGCATTTTCGTCATTGCCGTAACGGCCTGCGAAATGGCAATCGCCCTTGCCATTGTAGTCAGTATGTATCGCCGCTACAAGAGTCTTGACGTTGAACAGTTGAGGGACCTCCATGATTAA
- a CDS encoding NuoM family protein codes for MDTLLFNLIWLVPLFTVLVCAPIPSAKAKLIKGIHGTSATLVLLLVGYLTYRLYMLSGTPANEATAPLLLQFFTDIPWITAFNAHYMVGADGLNMFLLLLTAVIVWAGVFVSWEIKGNQKVFFALIQMLATSVYGVFMSMDLVLFFVFYEMEALCMYLMIAGYGSGRKDYGGKKLTLTLAFGSSMILATLFGLYFESGINSWSIMELSKITIPMDFQMWAFPLMFMGFAVSSSLFPFHFWSPDGHASAPTAVSMLAAGVMMKMGAYGCLRIAMFLMPEAAKIWLPWVVAFLIFNVVLGPFIALRHKDLKYITAYSSISHLGLIFLGLAAITPVGLRGAALQMISHGFLTGLFFATIGMIYERTHTRDITQMGGIMRKMPFLGVGFVIAGFAGLGLPGFSGFVAESTIFIGAFAQESTLTRIVTILAILSITTTAVYILQTANRMLHGNMPAKYETLTDGCFREKLVIIVLVACLLLIGIFPGWISNMLDQSIAPIFAKISAAASSASTAGIGG; via the coding sequence ATGGATACTTTACTTTTTAACCTGATTTGGCTTGTTCCCCTTTTCACAGTTCTTGTCTGTGCTCCGATTCCTTCGGCAAAGGCAAAACTGATCAAGGGCATCCACGGCACCTCCGCCACGCTGGTGTTGTTGCTGGTGGGTTATCTGACCTATCGTCTCTATATGCTGAGCGGCACCCCCGCCAATGAAGCAACGGCTCCGCTCCTGCTTCAGTTTTTCACGGACATTCCCTGGATAACAGCCTTCAACGCCCACTATATGGTTGGCGCCGACGGTCTGAATATGTTCCTGCTGTTGCTCACCGCTGTCATCGTATGGGCCGGTGTATTTGTCAGCTGGGAAATCAAGGGCAACCAGAAGGTGTTCTTCGCCTTGATCCAGATGCTGGCCACCAGCGTCTACGGCGTGTTCATGAGCATGGACCTGGTTCTGTTCTTCGTGTTCTACGAAATGGAAGCCCTGTGCATGTATCTGATGATCGCAGGTTATGGTTCCGGTCGCAAGGATTACGGTGGTAAGAAACTGACCCTTACCCTTGCATTCGGTTCCTCCATGATTCTGGCAACGCTGTTCGGTCTCTACTTCGAAAGCGGAATCAATAGCTGGAGCATCATGGAACTTTCCAAGATTACGATTCCTATGGATTTCCAGATGTGGGCCTTCCCCCTCATGTTCATGGGTTTCGCCGTCAGTTCCTCTTTGTTCCCCTTCCACTTCTGGAGTCCCGACGGCCACGCCAGCGCACCTACCGCGGTTTCTATGCTTGCTGCAGGCGTCATGATGAAGATGGGTGCCTACGGTTGCCTTCGCATCGCCATGTTCCTGATGCCCGAAGCCGCCAAGATTTGGCTCCCGTGGGTTGTTGCCTTCCTGATTTTCAACGTGGTTCTTGGGCCTTTCATCGCCCTCCGCCACAAGGATCTGAAGTACATTACCGCCTACAGTTCCATTAGCCATCTGGGTCTTATCTTCCTGGGCCTTGCCGCCATCACTCCCGTGGGTCTCCGCGGTGCAGCCCTCCAGATGATTTCCCATGGTTTCCTGACAGGTCTGTTCTTCGCCACTATCGGTATGATTTACGAACGCACTCACACCCGCGACATCACCCAGATGGGCGGCATCATGCGTAAGATGCCCTTCCTGGGCGTGGGTTTCGTAATCGCCGGTTTTGCAGGTCTCGGCCTTCCGGGCTTTAGCGGATTTGTCGCCGAAAGCACCATCTTTATTGGAGCTTTTGCCCAGGAATCTACCCTCACCCGCATCGTGACCATCCTTGCAATCCTCTCCATTACAACCACTGCAGTGTACATTCTACAGACCGCAAACCGTATGCTTCACGGCAATATGCCCGCCAAGTACGAAACCCTTACCGACGGATGCTTCCGCGAAAAGCTGGTTATCATCGTTCTGGTGGCATGCCTCCTGCTGATCGGTATTTTCCCGGGTTGGATTTCAAACATGCTGGACCAGAGCATCGCCCCCATCTTTGCAAAGATCTCTGCAGCAGCTTCTAGCGCATCCACCGCAGGAATTGGAGGTTAA
- a CDS encoding complex I subunit 1 family protein, with the protein MFVPSITNPIGDVVREWVPKLAEYLPAAIQSDTLNTIVAFLVNAVICVIAVCAVNIGSAPILIYMERKVCAHVQCRLGPMRLGWHGTIQTIADVLKMLFKEVYNPGGVDKVMYYMAPLIVLIAPFMVAALIPFGPTLVVADVDMGIPLIIAVNGFGVLGILLGGWSSNNKYSLLGALRSGAQMISYEISFAMILLFVVMFSGSTNLMDITQSQSGTVLDWMIFKVPVLGFIAFILFFISSTAEMNRAPFDIAEAEQELTGGYHTEYTGTPFAMFYLAEYIALVTNSALATTCFLGGFHAPCIGVAAVDTYLNMVPGVIWFFAKVYFMIWCYMMVRWTFVRPRVDQLMSFEWKFLLPVNLLVLVAGAIYIALF; encoded by the coding sequence ATGTTCGTACCCTCTATCACAAATCCAATTGGCGATGTTGTTCGCGAATGGGTGCCGAAGCTTGCAGAATACCTGCCGGCAGCCATCCAGTCCGACACACTGAACACGATCGTAGCCTTCCTGGTAAACGCTGTCATCTGCGTCATTGCAGTTTGCGCCGTAAACATCGGTTCCGCCCCCATCCTCATCTATATGGAACGTAAGGTTTGCGCCCATGTGCAATGCCGTCTTGGCCCCATGCGCCTTGGCTGGCACGGCACCATCCAGACCATCGCCGACGTTCTGAAGATGCTCTTTAAGGAAGTGTACAACCCCGGTGGCGTTGACAAAGTCATGTACTACATGGCCCCGCTGATCGTGCTGATAGCCCCTTTCATGGTAGCAGCCCTTATTCCCTTTGGCCCCACCCTGGTGGTTGCCGATGTAGATATGGGCATTCCCCTGATTATCGCAGTCAACGGATTTGGCGTTCTCGGCATCTTGCTGGGCGGCTGGTCCAGTAACAACAAGTACTCCCTGCTCGGAGCCCTCCGTAGCGGCGCCCAGATGATCAGCTATGAAATTTCCTTCGCCATGATTCTGCTTTTCGTGGTGATGTTTTCCGGATCGACCAACCTGATGGATATCACCCAGAGCCAGAGCGGTACCGTTCTTGACTGGATGATTTTCAAGGTTCCTGTGCTTGGCTTTATCGCCTTTATCCTGTTCTTCATTTCCAGTACTGCAGAAATGAACCGCGCACCGTTTGACATTGCCGAAGCGGAACAGGAATTGACCGGCGGTTACCACACGGAATACACAGGCACCCCCTTCGCCATGTTCTACCTGGCAGAATACATTGCCCTCGTCACCAACTCCGCACTGGCCACCACCTGCTTCCTGGGTGGTTTCCACGCACCCTGCATCGGAGTCGCTGCCGTAGACACCTACCTGAACATGGTTCCCGGTGTTATCTGGTTCTTTGCAAAGGTCTACTTTATGATCTGGTGCTACATGATGGTCCGCTGGACTTTTGTGCGCCCCCGTGTAGACCAGTTGATGAGTTTCGAATGGAAGTTCCTGCTGCCGGTAAACTTGTTGGTACTGGTAGCAGGCGCAATCTACATCGCGTTGTTCTAA
- a CDS encoding 4Fe-4S binding protein: MAERITAKQYFKRYLKRCITGPWSLMCGLSVTLKYFFNPKRIVTEQYPENRKTLKMHERYRGRLQMVEDAEGNNHCTACGMCERACPNASINVLPTKNIAGKKVLGRYVYHFASCTQCGLCVEACPFGAIRMCQEFEVATTDPSTLEMILNKKEGQG, encoded by the coding sequence ATGGCTGAAAGAATAACTGCAAAACAGTATTTCAAGCGCTACTTGAAGCGCTGCATTACGGGTCCCTGGAGTCTGATGTGCGGTTTGTCCGTTACCCTCAAGTACTTCTTCAACCCCAAGCGTATTGTTACGGAACAGTACCCCGAAAACCGCAAGACTTTGAAGATGCACGAACGTTACCGCGGCCGTCTCCAGATGGTTGAAGACGCCGAAGGAAACAACCACTGCACCGCTTGCGGCATGTGCGAACGTGCCTGCCCCAACGCAAGCATCAACGTTCTTCCCACGAAGAACATCGCCGGCAAGAAAGTGCTGGGCCGTTACGTCTATCATTTTGCCAGCTGCACCCAGTGCGGTCTCTGCGTAGAAGCCTGCCCCTTTGGCGCAATCCGCATGTGCCAGGAATTTGAAGTGGCTACCACAGACCCCAGCACGCTGGAAATGATCTTGAACAAGAAGGAGGGACAAGGTTAA
- a CDS encoding GH116 family glycosyl hydrolase, which yields MSTKEYLAGAKMAGSVQKLMTPGLAVEFIQPWYTPLSTTPSTTGIAVGGIGSTFTATPAGTTPVMNVMPGVQVRTEKASDLRFNNFFFREAVISDKAALAIHNFAAFTTYLGKFALVDAKGAALFTAADLADQKKAESKLNKILSDKEFLNNNSAAFERWHIQWSDRTAAILSKKGAKVEEVNRAVVIDFFDGVVGEKIARQGALTAAWADDTTFLGQEGYDASKMQYTALYPVSETKYEGKGVQITKTQSSYVTPGDERLSSLPVSATVFTLENTTKETREVTLVQVQDSLCGYYARKDRQGVQDSSFVLVPMAKNPKAVQFDKEVADGRQVRGIEFYNEEQQPASDFNGCMGISVAWNKKDNLNVSVKPMFYQDDAAATVKAALQSGRLSNTFVKNVYSGRETIAGAIAVTVVLKPKQKVSFQFNTVLDFPEIKLVKLTSQKKYTAFYPEAFGRVGAILEEALAADKTFDARLKAFEALVPKAKVAKIYKEAKKQVEFKSLAINTLSFLAEATVWDKDDRFLVRECADYPFFNSLDVYFYGSFSLLALMPRLDGVVMKRFGDAILAVNENRRRHHEYVNLPFADLPDPKLEGPRAVRGAVIHDLGSPFDAEPDAYDWHNVKEWKDLAPKYVLMVLRHFHKTQDMQCLADCKEAVYAAMEYLEKMVNEGENFPLTHGTDDTFDNLSSHGISVYCGSLWIAGLRAAAKIAELLGDKEQAAKWNEKSIAANKEFDEALWDEKGGYYHFFVTPMELKDINTEKYAELREAVKESIELPECPKAGVAAINAWLNSGEIPSDVELSKSELRGLKKAWLTAQCKEAFNASWEKKVANDCDDVFVDTLLADTYLRMLDLKPICDANKAKKNLLKVFNTNYKANSPLIGAANLVHKDGSPLDEFNFQAHDVWIGIQYSVMTACMMHGLVKEAADLGDSMTRNLYDEAKVPFAAPEGFNGSCRLHAAALVANFGLSQAAADKMHKALLAKGALLADSRISPKLPRNVAAFTKAYGAIAKDAKVGAEKLFTLMHSTALKYTAGKYFRPGMVFALLYK from the coding sequence ATGAGCACTAAAGAATACCTTGCCGGCGCCAAGATGGCCGGTTCCGTCCAGAAGCTTATGACCCCGGGTCTCGCCGTGGAATTCATCCAGCCCTGGTATACCCCGCTTTCTACCACTCCGTCTACCACCGGTATCGCAGTGGGCGGCATTGGTTCCACCTTTACTGCAACTCCCGCAGGCACCACTCCCGTAATGAACGTGATGCCGGGTGTTCAGGTTCGCACCGAAAAGGCTTCCGACCTCCGCTTCAACAACTTCTTCTTCCGTGAAGCAGTCATCAGCGACAAGGCTGCTCTGGCCATCCACAACTTTGCAGCATTCACCACCTACCTGGGCAAGTTCGCCCTGGTTGACGCCAAGGGTGCAGCCCTCTTCACCGCAGCCGACCTGGCCGACCAGAAGAAGGCTGAATCCAAGCTGAACAAGATTCTTTCTGACAAGGAATTCCTGAACAACAACTCCGCCGCTTTCGAACGCTGGCACATCCAATGGAGCGACCGCACCGCTGCAATTCTTTCCAAGAAGGGCGCAAAGGTTGAAGAAGTAAACCGTGCCGTTGTCATTGATTTCTTCGATGGCGTTGTTGGCGAAAAGATCGCTCGTCAGGGCGCATTGACTGCCGCATGGGCAGACGATACCACTTTCCTGGGTCAGGAAGGTTACGATGCATCCAAGATGCAGTACACCGCACTCTACCCCGTTAGCGAAACCAAGTACGAAGGCAAGGGCGTCCAGATTACCAAGACCCAGTCTAGCTACGTGACTCCGGGTGATGAACGCCTCTCCAGCCTGCCGGTTAGCGCAACCGTGTTCACTCTGGAAAACACCACCAAGGAAACTCGTGAAGTGACTTTGGTCCAGGTGCAGGACAGCCTCTGCGGCTACTATGCCCGTAAGGATCGTCAGGGTGTTCAGGACTCCAGCTTCGTCCTGGTTCCCATGGCCAAGAATCCCAAGGCAGTTCAGTTCGACAAGGAAGTTGCCGATGGTCGCCAGGTTCGAGGTATCGAATTCTACAACGAAGAACAACAGCCCGCTAGCGATTTCAACGGCTGCATGGGCATCTCTGTGGCATGGAACAAGAAGGACAACCTGAACGTTTCCGTGAAGCCCATGTTCTATCAGGACGACGCAGCCGCTACCGTTAAGGCAGCACTCCAGAGCGGTCGTCTCTCCAACACTTTCGTGAAGAACGTCTACAGCGGTCGTGAAACTATCGCAGGCGCCATCGCCGTGACCGTCGTTCTCAAGCCCAAGCAGAAGGTTTCCTTCCAGTTCAACACCGTTCTGGACTTCCCCGAAATCAAGCTTGTAAAGCTCACCAGCCAGAAGAAGTACACCGCCTTCTACCCCGAAGCATTCGGCCGCGTAGGCGCTATCCTGGAAGAAGCCCTGGCAGCAGACAAGACTTTCGACGCACGTCTCAAGGCATTCGAAGCTCTGGTTCCCAAGGCCAAGGTCGCTAAGATCTACAAGGAAGCCAAGAAGCAGGTTGAATTCAAGAGCCTCGCCATCAACACCCTCAGCTTCCTGGCCGAAGCCACCGTTTGGGACAAGGACGATCGCTTCCTGGTTCGTGAATGTGCAGACTATCCGTTCTTCAACTCTCTGGACGTTTACTTCTACGGCAGCTTCAGCCTGCTGGCTCTCATGCCCCGCCTGGACGGCGTTGTGATGAAGCGTTTCGGTGACGCCATTCTCGCTGTTAACGAAAACCGCCGTCGTCATCACGAATACGTGAACCTGCCCTTCGCCGATCTTCCGGATCCGAAGCTGGAAGGCCCCCGCGCTGTTCGCGGCGCCGTGATTCATGACCTGGGTAGCCCCTTCGATGCAGAACCGGATGCCTACGACTGGCACAACGTGAAGGAATGGAAGGATCTGGCTCCCAAGTACGTTTTGATGGTACTCCGTCACTTCCACAAGACTCAGGACATGCAGTGTCTGGCCGACTGTAAGGAAGCTGTCTACGCCGCCATGGAATATCTTGAAAAGATGGTGAATGAAGGCGAAAACTTCCCGCTGACCCACGGTACCGACGATACCTTCGACAACCTCAGCTCTCACGGTATTTCCGTTTACTGCGGTTCTCTCTGGATTGCTGGCCTCCGCGCAGCAGCAAAGATTGCAGAACTTTTGGGCGACAAGGAACAGGCTGCCAAGTGGAACGAAAAGTCCATCGCCGCCAACAAGGAATTCGACGAAGCCCTGTGGGACGAAAAGGGCGGTTACTACCACTTCTTCGTTACCCCCATGGAACTGAAGGACATCAATACCGAAAAGTATGCAGAACTTCGTGAAGCTGTCAAGGAATCCATTGAACTGCCCGAATGCCCCAAGGCTGGCGTTGCAGCAATCAATGCCTGGCTGAATTCTGGCGAAATTCCGTCTGACGTCGAACTTTCCAAGTCCGAACTCCGCGGCCTCAAGAAGGCATGGCTCACCGCTCAGTGCAAGGAAGCCTTCAACGCCTCTTGGGAAAAGAAGGTTGCTAACGATTGCGACGACGTTTTTGTTGACACCCTCCTGGCAGACACCTACCTGCGCATGCTGGACCTGAAGCCCATCTGCGATGCAAACAAGGCCAAGAAGAACCTCCTGAAGGTCTTCAACACCAACTACAAGGCAAACAGCCCGCTGATCGGTGCCGCAAACCTTGTTCACAAGGATGGCAGCCCGCTGGATGAATTCAACTTCCAGGCTCACGACGTTTGGATCGGTATTCAGTACAGCGTCATGACCGCTTGCATGATGCACGGCCTCGTGAAGGAAGCCGCTGACCTTGGCGATTCCATGACCCGTAACCTCTACGACGAAGCAAAGGTTCCCTTTGCAGCACCGGAAGGCTTTAACGGTTCTTGCCGCCTCCACGCTGCCGCCCTGGTCGCAAACTTCGGTTTGTCTCAGGCCGCTGCAGACAAGATGCACAAGGCTCTCCTCGCAAAGGGCGCTCTCCTCGCCGACTCTCGCATCAGCCCCAAGCTCCCCCGCAACGTGGCCGCCTTCACCAAGGCTTACGGCGCCATCGCCAAGGATGCAAAGGTTGGCGCAGAAAAGCTGTTCACCCTCATGCACAGCACCGCTCTGAAGTACACCGCCGGTAAGTACTTCCGTCCGGGCATGGTTTTCGCTCTGCTGTACAAGTAA
- a CDS encoding NADH-quinone oxidoreductase subunit N yields MTYIPNYVIPDLLLLLLPFLVIGSRLFVNENSKIPWRVANIGLVLIFILLNTIPLASAKFFISNWRVDDFGTLMREVLVLSAILGVWLSKDYFDHGGDGKPAMRQLAEFIGTIVFATFGGITVISASDLLTFFLGLEIATIPMYALTAWNKRDQFGSEAATKYILMGSVATAFELFGFSYLYGFAGNIRFDAIQSAASTPNALLWIAVLFLFCGIGFKLTLFPFYTWAPDVYEGAPTPVTAVLSVTSKATAIAFLVVLVYGPLAPIREQIAPLIALLAGITLFVGNLGALKQTRLRRFMAYSSIAQAGYIMVALLGNGELAKTAIIYYLFVYTVANYLAFFVFAIIGHYREENFDSLRGLSKQNTPLAVALAVAMFSLAGIPPLAGFFGKFHLFFSGASTGHYGIVVFAVLNNVLALFYYLQVIKSAWADEADDNLSPLRMTKRQRWVIIALTATVILIGVLPFISNNVFAGFTF; encoded by the coding sequence ATGACTTACATTCCGAATTACGTTATTCCCGACTTGTTGCTTTTGCTGCTCCCCTTCCTCGTCATCGGTAGCAGACTGTTCGTCAATGAAAATTCCAAGATTCCCTGGCGCGTTGCCAACATCGGCCTGGTTCTGATTTTCATCCTGCTGAACACCATCCCCCTGGCAAGCGCAAAGTTCTTCATCAGCAACTGGCGTGTGGATGATTTCGGCACCCTCATGCGTGAAGTACTGGTACTCAGCGCCATTCTCGGGGTATGGCTTTCCAAGGATTACTTCGATCATGGTGGAGACGGCAAACCGGCCATGCGCCAGCTGGCTGAGTTCATTGGAACCATCGTCTTTGCCACTTTCGGTGGAATCACGGTTATTTCCGCCAGCGACTTGCTCACATTCTTCCTGGGTCTCGAAATCGCAACCATCCCCATGTATGCCTTGACCGCATGGAATAAACGCGACCAGTTCGGATCCGAAGCCGCAACCAAGTACATCCTGATGGGTTCCGTGGCAACAGCCTTTGAACTCTTCGGATTCAGCTACTTGTACGGTTTTGCAGGAAACATCCGCTTTGACGCCATCCAGAGCGCAGCAAGCACACCCAACGCATTGCTTTGGATCGCCGTGCTGTTCCTATTCTGCGGCATCGGCTTCAAGCTGACCCTGTTCCCCTTCTACACCTGGGCCCCCGATGTTTACGAAGGCGCCCCCACCCCCGTTACCGCGGTGCTTTCCGTAACCTCCAAGGCAACAGCAATCGCATTCCTGGTGGTGCTGGTGTATGGCCCCCTGGCTCCGATCCGCGAACAGATTGCCCCCCTCATCGCCCTGCTTGCAGGAATCACCCTGTTTGTAGGAAACCTGGGAGCCCTAAAGCAGACTCGCCTCCGTCGCTTCATGGCATACAGTTCCATCGCCCAGGCCGGTTACATCATGGTCGCCTTGCTGGGTAACGGAGAATTGGCAAAGACAGCCATCATCTACTACCTGTTTGTCTACACCGTCGCAAACTACCTGGCATTCTTCGTTTTCGCCATCATCGGACACTACCGCGAAGAAAACTTCGACAGCCTCCGCGGTCTCTCCAAGCAGAATACCCCCCTGGCGGTAGCCCTGGCAGTAGCCATGTTTAGCCTGGCAGGCATTCCTCCCCTTGCAGGTTTCTTCGGCAAGTTCCACCTGTTCTTTAGCGGTGCATCTACCGGCCATTATGGCATTGTAGTGTTCGCCGTTTTGAACAACGTTCTTGCTTTGTTCTACTACCTGCAGGTCATCAAGAGTGCCTGGGCAGATGAAGCCGACGATAACCTGAGCCCCCTCCGTATGACCAAGCGTCAGCGCTGGGTGATCATCGCCCTGACAGCGACCGTAATCCTCATTGGTGTGTTGCCCTTCATCAGTAATAATGTGTTCGCAGGTTTTACATTCTAA